The nucleotide sequence CAATGCCGTTGCGGATTTCAACCAAAGCCAAGACGCTTATCCAAAGGTTTGCCGCATCCACAGGTTCAACCCACCGCGCCACTGCTGAATCGCAGCGACGGCCTTTGCGCATTTCGGACAGGACGTTTGTATCGAGCAGATACACAACCTAATCGGAAAAGTCTATCTCCCTCATTTTGTCCTTTGCTCTAGGAAATTCCACATCCACGTCAGTGGCGCAGCCAAACATCAGGAATTCTTTGAAATTCTCCTCGGGCTTAGGGGCGTTCTCGTTCTCGGCATTCCGCAAAATTCGTCGATGCTCTTCCTCGGCGGAAACACCGTTTTTGGCGGCGCGTTCGCGGAGTTTTTGCGCGACTTCATCCTCGAGGTTTCTAACGATTAACTGGGCCATGGGGATAATATGATATCACTTGTCAAGGGGGAGAATGGCGGAAAACTTGGGTTTTGGTAGGGCGTGCCTCCGATCAAGTCGCCGTAACCCGGATCGGTGATCCGGGGCCTGGGCCACCGGCCCGGGCTACATTGGGGTGTTTCAGAGAAACCGCTCAACCCTCACCCCCGGGCCAGCGGCCCGGGCTACATTGCTTCTAGTTTTTCTGATGCTTGTTCCCACTCGGGCGTTAGGCTGTCGAGGGTGGTTTGGGCTTGGGTTAACTCACGGTTGATGGTCATGGCGAGGCCGGGGTTTTCGTAGGTTTCGGGGTCTTCCAAATCGGCGGTGAGTTTTGTGATTTTGGATTCGGCGGTTTGGATTTCTTTTTCGAGGCGTTGGACTTCTTTTTCGATGGTGCGGCGGCCCCGGCTCTTGGCGTTGCGGGCTTCGGCTTCGGCGCGTTTGCGGGCGCGTTGGTCGCCTTTGCTGACTGCGGCGACGGGGGCGTTGGCGGGATTTTTGGCCACAGCTTGGGCGCCGCCGGTGAGGCCGGCGCGGGCGGTTTCGGCGTGGGTCTTTTGCAAATAATAATCGTACCCGCCGGGGAAGTTGCGCAGGCGACCGGCGTTGACGTGGACGGTTTGCTCGGAAATCAATCGGATAAAATGGACGTCGTGGCTGATAAACACAAGCGTACCTTCGTATTGTTTGAGCGCGGCGATGAGGGCATCGATGCTGGCGATGTCGAGGTGGGTGGTGGGTTCGTCCATCAACAATAGATTGGGCGGATCGAGCAAGAGTTTCACCAACGCGAGCCGGCTTTTTTCACCGCCACTGAGGACGCCGACGCGCTTGAATACGTCATCGCCACGAAAGAGGAATGAGCCGAGCACGGTGCGGGCGTGTTCTTCGGTGAGGCGTTCGGGCGTGTCGAGCGCTTCCTCGAGGACGGTGGCGCTGGCGTTGAGTACGTCCACGCGGTTTTGCGAAAAGTAACCGCTCTTGCAATTGTGCCCGGGGAGGTGCTGACCGGCTTGGGGCGTGAGCACACCGGCAAGGAGTTTTAACAGCGTCGATTTGCCCGCGCCGTTGGGGCCCACGAGGACGGTGCGTTGGCCGCGCTCGATTTCGATTTCCATTCCGCGGTACACCTCGTTGTCGCCGTAAGCGAAGTCGATGCCTTTGAGCGTGAGCACGCGTTGACCGCTGCGCTCGGGTTGCGGAAAGCGGAAGCCCTTCATCCGGCGCTCCTCGCCTTGCGGCGCGTCCACCATCGCGGCCTTCATTCGGTCGATTTGCTTTTGCTTACTCTTGGCTTGGGTAGCCTTGGTGTTCTTCGCGCCAAAACGATCAACGAATGTTTGAAGATGATCAATCTGCCGCTGCTGATTTTTGTGCGCGGCGAGTTGTTGGTTTTCGTGCGCGTCGCGTTGTTGCAAAAATGAATCGTAATTTCCCGTCCACCGAAACAACCGCTCGCGGCGAATCTCCAGGATGCCGTGTACGAGTTGGTTGATAAATTCGCGGTCGTGAGAAATCATCAAAATCGCGCCGGGATAATTTTTCAAATACTCCTGCACCCAAATCAACGCCTCGAGATCGAGATGGTTCGTCGGCTCATCGAGCATGAGCAAGTCTGGCTCCTGCACCAGCAACCGGCCGAGATGCGCGCGCATCACCCAGCCACCACTCATCTCACGCGCGGGGCGATCGTGATCGCTGTCGCGAAAGCTCAATCCCGCAAGAATGCGCTTCGCCTTGGCCTCGATCTGTGCGCCGCCCTTTTCGTTGTACAGCTCGTACTCCTCCGGCTCCACGTGTTCGCCGCGCAACATTTTACCGCGAGCAGCCAGAAATTCCGGTGAGAAGGACAGCGCCAATTCCAACACCGTGCCATCCCCCACTGGCAAACTTTCCTGCGGCAAAAAACCGAGATCCAAATCGCGAAGGCGTTCCACCTTGCCTTTGTCCACTGATTCCTCGCCGAGAATGAGATTGAAGAGCGTGGATTTCCCCGCGCCATTGGGCCCCACAAGCCCGAGGCGATCGCCACGATTCAGCTGCAACGAAGCCTCGCTAAACAGCGTGCGCCCGCCAAATGATTTTTCCACTCCCGCCAACGTCAACATAAAGCCGCGCAAGATGCGCAAATCAGAGCTTCACGGCAAGGTAAAGTTGACGGAAACAAGTTGTCCCGCCGGGAGAGTGTGAAAAATGCGCGTAAATTATTTTGGGGTTCTTACAATATCTATGACACTATTTCGATATGTCACCTCGTCAATCACCTTTCCGTTGGCATCGACTGATATAAAACAAAGAGCCTCTTCATCCCCAGATAATTGTGCTAAACTTATAAATTTTATGTTTATCCATCCAGGCTCATTCATTTTAAGGTTTGCAATAGTTGCACGTTTTTTTCCGTCAACAGTTAATACCCATACTGCTACAGAACTCTTAACTTTACCCAAATCA is from Limisphaerales bacterium and encodes:
- a CDS encoding DNA-binding protein is translated as MAQLIVRNLEDEVAQKLRERAAKNGVSAEEEHRRILRNAENENAPKPEENFKEFLMFGCATDVDVEFPRAKDKMREIDFSD
- a CDS encoding ABC-F family ATP-binding cassette domain-containing protein; translation: MLTLAGVEKSFGGRTLFSEASLQLNRGDRLGLVGPNGAGKSTLFNLILGEESVDKGKVERLRDLDLGFLPQESLPVGDGTVLELALSFSPEFLAARGKMLRGEHVEPEEYELYNEKGGAQIEAKAKRILAGLSFRDSDHDRPAREMSGGWVMRAHLGRLLVQEPDLLMLDEPTNHLDLEALIWVQEYLKNYPGAILMISHDREFINQLVHGILEIRRERLFRWTGNYDSFLQQRDAHENQQLAAHKNQQRQIDHLQTFVDRFGAKNTKATQAKSKQKQIDRMKAAMVDAPQGEERRMKGFRFPQPERSGQRVLTLKGIDFAYGDNEVYRGMEIEIERGQRTVLVGPNGAGKSTLLKLLAGVLTPQAGQHLPGHNCKSGYFSQNRVDVLNASATVLEEALDTPERLTEEHARTVLGSFLFRGDDVFKRVGVLSGGEKSRLALVKLLLDPPNLLLMDEPTTHLDIASIDALIAALKQYEGTLVFISHDVHFIRLISEQTVHVNAGRLRNFPGGYDYYLQKTHAETARAGLTGGAQAVAKNPANAPVAAVSKGDQRARKRAEAEARNAKSRGRRTIEKEVQRLEKEIQTAESKITKLTADLEDPETYENPGLAMTINRELTQAQTTLDSLTPEWEQASEKLEAM